The genome window GGATAGCATACCAAAGCTCACAGAGATGCACACTCAACTCACATTAGTGCACGCTCACACCCTACCATGCACAGAACTGCACACGATGTACAAAAGCTTGTACAAATACATATCCCATagtgcacatgtgcacacacacgatAAAGTACcctgacacacacagacacacaaccaCCTCAGGCTCTTGTTCATTACCCCAATCTCTACCTTAGGGACAGGCAGCTGCTCACCAAAGAGCCACTTGCTGCCATCACTTGGAGTATTTCCCATCTTGGAATGGGGCAAAATGTGGGAGAAGGTAAACTAGCGCTATGGAATGGGGGCTGTAGCCTGACTTGGCGAGGGGCGGTGCAGGAAGAgggagggcaggactgggggtatGGGAGCAGGAGGAGTGGCATGGGGACAGGAGTTGGAGGGGAGTCTAGGGACAGGAGAACCTTGTAGCAGTAAGGTGGGGAGAGGcattggggcaggagcagctgcaccacccTTCCAGCTAgaaaaccctaaccctaaccctaagcctGGACCCTAGCTAATCAGAATTTTCACTGGTGGGAGAACGGCCCTTTCCCCAGTCCGAATCTGCAGGGAACTTTTACTGCAGTGGGTACCACATCCTGAGGTGGGGTGGCCAAGGATCCCGCCCCCTATCCCCAAGAGCTGGGGGTGCTTTGATTAATGAGGCTAGAAGTGCCCCCTGCTGACAGAGACGGGGACAGCTGCCTgaacagtcccctgccctcctgcctcactctgccCAGCACAGCACTTTTGGGGCCAGCTGGTGAGCTCACCCTGGGTGGTAACCTGAGGAAGCACAAGCCCCTCTCGGGCGCTGCCAGCCCCTGAGCTCAGCTGGGTATTTTTAGCAGAGCCGTGCTTTTTCTTGTCGGAGGGACTGAACATGCTGCCCCAGGGACCTGGTTTGCCAGCTAAAGAGCAGAGCATGTGGGCATGAGCGTGCATGGGTGAGCCTGCATTAGGCTGAGCGTGCACCACTCAGTGTGCTCTGATGTAAGCGTGCCTGTACGTACATGGAGGTGCGTGTGCATCAGCAGGAGTGTGCACTGATGAAGCGTGCTCTGGTATTAGTATGCACCGATGTGAGCATGCGTGTTTCCATGAGTACAAATGCGCGTGTGCATGGAGGCAAGAGCCAGAGGAGCGTGTGTGTGTAACTTTGCAAAAGTGTGTGCATTCAAATGAGCATGAGTATTAGGAGCAtgcacctctgtgtgtgtgtgtgtgtgtgtgtgtgtaccagaGAGCACGTGCAAGCATGGACCTGTGCACACCTGTGGCTGAGTGTGGAGTGTGTGAGCCTGTAGGGCTATGCACAGCTGTGACTGTGCATGGCTGTCCCCTTGGGCTGGTGCATGTGGGGGTACTTAAGAGTGGCTcaagcccaggccctgcagccctcAACAGCCCCTGGTGGGTTAGGGGGGGATCCTAGGCTGAAGGGGCACAGGCACTCCACTGGAATGGGGGGAACCCCCTGTTCCCACAGGTCTGTCCCTCCCATTCTCTCTGCTGCCAGGGGTGCGGATGGCAATAGCTGGCCCTGTCACCCCACTTGAGAGTAGCGCTGCTGTCCTGGGGGGagagtgctctggggctggccaggtgGGGAGCTGGAGAGCAGAGTCCTGGGGATACTGACACAAGAAGTGTGGGGACAGCAGAGAccatggggaggggctggagaggggtggcAATGGAGGGGGATGGACCATCCCTGGGACACGGGGAGAAAGGGGAGGTTAAGGAATCGCTAAgggggccagggaagggctgtgtggggctggtggGCGGGCGTGTGTGAAGGGGAGGCATGTGGGGGTCGGGGCACAGAGTGTaatttcccacaagatcccttcATGGCCCCAATGGGATATGCTCCCCACCAAGAGCCCTGTGCCCCGGCTGTGTGGGCAAGGTGGGGCTGCAGGTTGCTTGAGCCCACAAGGCACATGGCAGGGGGAGTTTAATCTTGGCTGGTGCAGAGAAGGGAGATGAATTGGCCTCTTGGAGTCTGACAGCCTCAGGGAGCAGGGGCTGTTTGGAACAGATAAGGCAccaaaatggagggggggggagaaaatctGCAATTAGGAGCTTGGATCCGGAGGGCTTGCCTAGAGCAACCCTAACGCAGCTtctctgtctccccttcccccgcccagtACCTCTGGTTTATACGGGGATCCCAGCACTGGGGTGCAGATGCCTTTGGCAGGGACTATTGAACAGCAAAGCCAGTAGGGCGCCAGTCACCTGAAATGTCAAAGCCAGTATGTGAAGGGTTAAAAAGCTATTGGGAGGGTGCAAAACGAGTTTGCTGCATCTCAGTCCAGGGGTGATGCACAGGGTGCAGTTTGGGGAGGCCTGCAGAGCGGGGGGGAGGATTGCTGGTGTGGGGATCAGCCCTTTGTGCCCCCTTAGGATCTCACAGCCCCctgtccccctctctcccctctcctcaggTCACCCTTCCCAATGCCTCCGTCACCCCTGGAAGACCGTCTCTCCATCCTCCAGCGCCCCAAGACCTTGGCTTTGCGCCTGAACCACAGCTTCCCTGCCGACAAGCCACTTCTGTCGCCGCGGGCACAGAGACCCCCGAGCCACCCACCCCCTAAGGACCGCACGGGGGCTGCCCCACCCTACCAGGAGCCCCcggcctgcctcctgcctccaCATTCCCACACCATTGATATTAAGCTGACGGTGGGGGCCGGGCAGAGCCGGACACGCGAGCGCAACCTCTCTCTGCAGCTCGACCTCCAGCAGGGCGGCAACAGATCCTGTGGGGGGCCGGAGCTCAAGGTGCTGCTGCCTCAAGCCAAGCTCAAGAAACGCTGCTTTAAAGAAAACTCACGACCGGCCGGGCGGGACACCCCATCACCCACTTCCTCCCGCCTCTCCAGCCCCGGCGCCGGCACCATGCACCCCTTGAAAGGCAGCTGCCGCGGCTGCTGGCGCTTGATGCGCTGCGACGATGCCAGCCCCAAGCCGGGGCTACGCTCCCTGGGGTGCCTGTCTTGCCACTCTAGCCTGGCCTCTCTTAGCTGCTCCCCGCCCTCAGTCAAGAAACTGGGGTGCTTGCCCTGCACCCCATCAGCCCTCAAGTCCCTGGCCTGCCTGGCATGCAACCCCTCGGTCAAGTCGGTCAGCTCCtcctgcagcttctgcagcagcGACCCCATCGTGGCCTACGACCCCCCAGCCCGGAGCTCGTCCCCCTCCAGCTACGACGAAGATGATTACAGTGTGCGCACCATCTGGCCTGAGGAGCTGGCCAAGAAGATGAGCCGCTCCCGCacccagcagcagggggcgcccctGATCCTGGATTGCCGCAACCTGGTGCAGTACACCAAGAGCCAGCTGCAGGGCGCCATGCACTTCAGTGTGTCGGACGCAGCTGGCAGGCGGCGCctccagcagggcaagctggccATGCTGGATTTCATGGCCTCCAAGGACCCCCACGACTCCCTGCAGCGCCTCTGGCCCAAGGAGCAGCAGAACGGCTGCTGTGCCGCAGCGGGGGAGACCCCTGTCCCTCTGGCCCCTCCTGAGCCCCCCAAAACCCTGCCTGCCCAGAATCTCCACCTCATGTTGGACTCACTCAATAAGgaggtgcagggcaggagaggtagGTGGGCATGGGGGGTGATGGTGCTGctaagggggcaggctgtggtgGACGTGGTGCCCCAGCCCCTGGAGGCCTCAGGGGgttggatgtgtgtggggggggggagtcaggggaGTGGGTGcacagaggggagaagagaaaacctGTCCTGGCTGAGACCTGACAGGGCTTCTCACAGGGATTCCTAGGGCTGGAGAGAGATCCACCCCCCACAAGTCCCCAGGACTCACCCTTCCCAatgcaccctcccctctcccaggtttgACCCCCAGATCCTGCAACTCCTGCAGTGAACCCTTCCTGCCCTTCTTGTCCCAAACCTCGTCCTGTCCCTCCCATGCCCTCCCGCCATGCCCCAGCACAGGACCCTCTGACCTCATCCCAGCAGGATCCAGAGGGAACAGATGGTGGAgttacagggtggggggcagtcaATGCAGCTGTCTaggctccctcctctcccacctgctcTGAGCCTGTTGAGCGGAATTGATCCCAGCCCAGCTGGTGACATGACATCACTCCCCTCTCTGGTTCCCTGCAAGGCACTGACAgccactgaacaaaactgggactcCTGGTTTTGATGGGGGCCAGGTATTGAGCAGCTGGGATTATATCTAATCTGGGGGTGCTACCACCCCTAGCACCGCTAATTCCACTGGCCCTGCCTTctcccagagaccccccccttcAACCTCCTTCCCTCAAGCCCCTCCCCATGTGTCTCTCTTCCCAGCATCCCCCTTCCCAGTCCCTTCCTCCCAATGTTCACAACCCACCCCAGCTTGGACCCACATAGGGACCCCACCACATTTTATCCTGCTgggaggtgctggccctgggaggggagggcagtgaacagaacaggaaatgtcAACATTTTTCCTCTCCCCAACCTTGTGCAGCTCAGAGTTTGGGGTGAAGGGTTGTGGGGAGAAGGTCAGAGACTGGGGGTTAGTCTGGGTGAGAGGAGTTCAGTGCTTGAAAGTCAGTGTTAGGGGTGTTTGGGGTCGAAGGTCAGGGACGGGGTGCCTGTTCAGGGCAAGGAGGGACATAGGCACCAAAagtctgggtggcagcaggtttGCAACCTGGCTGGGTCGCAGGGTCCAGGGTTGTGAGTCGAGCTGAGGGACAGCTGAGTTAtgaggcagggctggagtctggaGACTCCCGGAGGCTCTGAGTTTAGGATTCAGAAAACTGGAGGTTGTTAGGTCTGAGCTGGAGGCTCGGGccagagcggggggcgggggggaggctaaGTTTCAGAGGTTCTAAGGGATGGTTACCCCTGAGGAAGGCAAAGCTAGggtgctgtggctggggagtcAGGTGGAGTGTCTGGgtttggggcagcagaggggacaggctgggggacTCGGGGGTTCAGATTGGGGCAGGTCTACATTTGGGCCCAAGTACTTTCTGTGATGCTGAGCCATTGCCTGCAGGGAGTGTGGCCGTGCTGCCCTCAGAGCCGCTGGAGGAAGCTGGGGGAGCCCTGGAGGGGCTGGATGGGGACCCCGGGGGGCCACCCCTCACCCCTGACCTGGAGAGTGCCGAGTTGAGCCCCATCCTGCCCTTCCTGTTCCTGGGCAATGAGCGCGACGCGCAGGACCTGGAGCAGATGCTGAGTCTCAACGTGGGTCACGTGCTGAACGTCACCACCCATCTGCCGCTCTACCATGCCCACAGCGGGCGCCTGCGCTACAAGCGCCTGCCCGCCACCGACAACAGCCGCCAGGACCTGCGCCAGTACTTCGAGGAGGCCTTCGAGTTCATCGGTGCGGGAGCCTAGCAGGGGTgctctggggagcagggcagcgCCGGGCAGGGTGTTGTCCCCAGAGGTGGAGGGGTTGGGAGGCTGCACCATCCTCCTGAACACTTTGCCCGTCCCCACCATGAGATGGGCCTGCATGGGAGGGgacacagcagggctggaggaatGAAGGGGACTGAGTATCAGGTTTGGGAGTGCAGGGGGTCGGAGTGCAGAGGGTAGGGTAGCAGGTCTGGGGGTGCCAGGGGTCGAGTGCAGAGGGTAGGGTAGcaggtctgggggtgcaggggctcgAGTGCAGAGGATAGAGTAGCAGGTTTGGGAGTGCAGGGGGTCGAGTGCAGAGGATAGAGTAGCAGGTTTGGGAGTGCAGGGGGTCGAGTGCAGAGGGTAGGGTAGCAggtctggggaggcagggggtcgGAGTGCAGAGGGTAGGGTAGcaggtctgggggtgcaggggatcGAGTGCAGAGGGTAGGGTAGCAggtctggggaggcagggggtcgGAGTGCAGAGGGTAGGGTAGcaggtctgggggtgcaggggatcGAGTGCAGAGGGTAGGGTAGCAGGTCTGTGGGTGCAGGGGGTCGACTGCAGAGGGTAGGGTAGCAggtctggggaggcagggggtcgGAGTGCAGAGGGTAGGGTAGcaggtctgggggtgcaggggatcGAGTGCAGAGGGTAGGGTAGCAGGTCTGTGGGTGCAGGGGGTCGACTGCAGAGGGTAGGGTAGcaggtctgggggtgcagggggtcgAGTGCAGAGGGTAGGGTAGCAGGCTTTGGGGTTCAGGGGATAGTGGAAGATGCAGGGGGGTTGTATAGGGCTGTGTTTAGGGCTGGATGGCAAAGAGATGGTTCCAACCCATGCTTTGTACTGACCCCCCGTCTCTCTCGCCCCACCAGAGGAGGCACACCAGCGGGGGAAGGGTGTGCTGATTCACTGCCAGGCTGGCGTCTCGCGCTCAGCCACCATCGTCATCGCCTACCTGATGAAGCACACGCTGATGACCATGAGCGACGCCTACAAGTACGTCAAAGGCAAACGCCCCATCATCTCGCCCAACCTCAACTTCATGGGGCAGCTGCTGGAGTTCGAGACAGATCTCAATGCGGGGGTCACGCCCCGCATCCTCACCCCCAAGCTCAAGCTTACAGGGGTGGAGACCGAGGTgtgagggggcccaggctgggccaggccaccgATCTCAGGGCGGGGCAAGGAGGGAAAGGAGCGTGTGCAATAATTGGTCAGACGGGCTTCCAACAGACCAGGCCTGCGGGCCAGATACCAGGGCACCGATGCCCACCCTGCCCACTCCACGCTCGTTGACAGAAGGCTGAGGAGAGGGGCCAGTTTTTACCCCAAGactgatatgtgtgtgtgtgcgcgtgtgtgcgtgtgAATGCGCACGCGCGCTGGGGAGGGCTGGTGCCTGCTGTTATTtattggagtgtgtgtgtgtgtattagggGGAGGGGTTCCCCATGACCTGTTGTTCCCGTGGCCTCTTGGCTCTGGGTGCTGCTTTGCTGAAGTCCACTGTGGAGAAAGGGGACCCTACAGGAATTGGGGGGACACAGGCCAGTCCCCCCAAACTAGCAAATTATTTGAAAACTCAGGATGATCACAGAATTTCTTCCAGACTGATGCACAGCGCCAACAGTGGATGGAGTTTTGGGGGCCCTATTGCCCCCCCACCCTATTCTTTGGACTCTGCTGCTCCATACCTGACCGTCAACCTGTTATACTGACTGTTGTCTTAAAGTGACAGTAGCACCTTTCCTGTGTGCATGGGGGGCAGGGATTAAATTGGATGGGGGGAGTCTCCTACCCCATCCCAGCCCCCAGTGTAGGAGACACACCCTTCTCCAGGGCAATAGTAAATCAGAATAGTCTTCCATTAGGGGATATTTATTTTTAACGACTTAGGGAGGGGCTCCAAAAGGGGAGATCCTCCTTTGCTTTTGTACCATGCTGGTCGGCTTCTTGAGGCTGCTGgatactgtctctttaagaagcgctcctctggggggaggggaagatttgTGGAGGCTGGGGCGCATAGGAGGAGGGTTATTTATCTGAAATGCAGTAGGAATTTTTGGCTTTTAACCCTTTATTCTCCCTGCTCCCTCAAATGGGAGGGGGACTCTATAGTTAATGGTCCTGCAAAAGCTGGGGGAAATTTCCCCCCATTTTTAATGtcttccatcccctcccccttctgtccAGTGCGTTTGGCTCCCCCACACAAGAGAAGgtgtagatgggggggggggagtgtggaatAAAAGATGGAGCCAATttctgctggggtgtgtgtgacagCGATTAGAGCCCATCACTTCTGAACAGCAAGAGGCACTGCTGCCCCATATGCACACTCATCCACACCCCCGCTCAGGCACCCTGTACACACCAtgcccacagccccccacccccgagtcTGGCCGTGTACCCCACTGTGCCCTCACTCAGGAGTTCCCATGTGTCTGGACAGCCCGGCTGGGACTTCCTGCAGGGGTGGACCCCTGGGGTCTGGCTCTTAAAGGTCTTAAGGCCCAACTGGTAGCTAAGGCTGCAGAAGAGGCTTTACAGGGCCTAGCCCCCACCGAGGGAAGGCAGAGCCTCACCTGGGGCAGCAAACCTATGGGCAGCCACGCACGTACACAACACACCAAAGCCCCCctacacagccccagccccatgcacGTGTTCACAACACCCATGCAGACTCAGCTCTCCCCCTTCACACAATCGCACCCTTCTGCCTACAGTCTTCCCCCTCCTGGTGATCCTGCCAGGGTCAGTGTGTGGGTCTTGCCCACTCTCCTGCTGGGCAAGCAAGGGAGGCAGGCGCgctgggtgggcaggggaagccctAGCACCCCAAGCTTGCTtctgggcaggaggagaaagTTAAGGCCCATTTTTCTTGGGGCCCCAATTAGCCAGGACCCCAGAGCACAGGCCCCATTGGCATAGTGGCCAATGAGCCACTGACCACAATCCTTTGCCCCACAGCCAGTCAtgcatctcctgccctgctctgggagctggcTAGGGGACACTGCACAGCCAGGGGCTAGACCGTGTGCAAGAATCCTTGTTCTCTTGTCCCCAGAGGGGGCTCGTATCGGGctccccccttttccccattGATCTCCGAGCTCTGTATTTAAAGAGGCCCTCCCACCTCTGGGCGGAGGAGCcgaggtgggtggggggagctctgctgtttctctttggaaATTGTTGTTATTTATTGAGGCCAGGAATAATTTATTAAACGTGGATTCATTTTTGTAACAAGGCGGTGATGTGCTCTGGGGAGGtaactggggaggggacagggagatctggggagggaggggcctaaAAGGAAGCCGCTGAGGAGGCCCTCCCAGGGGATCTGCGACTGGCGGGAAGGGAAAGGCACAGGGAGGAGAATCTAGGAGGGAGGCCAGAGGCCCCACACACGGATCAGGGGCACCCGAGGGCTGCCTGAGCCTGACTCACTGGGCATTAGGCTGAGACCCAGCAAAGCTGtttggcaggtggggagggggcatcgAGGGGCACTCCGCAGGTGCCAGGCACCCCGGCCACGAATCCTGCAGCACCTCGCCTGGAGGGATGGGAGTCTGTGGGACAAGCCCTGTGTGGGGCTGCGCTGAAACTCAGACAGGGGCAGGTGGGGATGCTGCTAAATGGCTGTTGGCAAGTTAGCCCCTCACTTGGGCAATgagagcccccagctgggctccagccTGGAGATGTGGCACAGGCTGAGCAACCCCCAAACAAGGAGAGCACCCAACCTGCCTGATGCCCCAGCCTAGTGCCCCCCTCCCtgagtcctgcctcctcctctgcccatcctctcctgctccagcccctgcctctgggtggGGACAAGGCTGAAAGGAAGGGGCCTACAATGCATCCAGCTTCCCTAAAGGGCAGCAAACAACCTGCAACACCAGGGCCAGGAGGGCTCCTCTccaggacaggggctggagaCAGCGCAGGGCGCCGGGGTCAAGGCACGCCAAGAATTAAATGCCAATCAACTTCATCAAAAATAATTTATTGCTCCTGGCTCTATTTACATTCTGTGGGGGTGCCCTTGTGTGGCTTCTCTGGGTAAATGCAGGGGTACCCCATTCCTGCCTAGACCTGGTGGGGTGGGAGACGGGGGCTTGTCCCCTGCAGCTAGGGCTAAACTGCAGCCTAGGGAGGGCCcagcgctccctgcccccactggcagcaggcaccaggacaGGTATGTGGAGGGGGACAGTGCTGGGGGCAACAAAGCACCACATCCCCCCAGACAGTGGAAGGGGATGGCTGGACAAAGGAAGCAGAAGTCAAAGGCCATTTCCATAGAGGGTGTTTCTCAGTGTCCCTGTATGGCTGGGTCAAAGGGGAGCGTCCTACTTCACCCCGCAAGATAATCCCGCCCTGCACAGGTCACCCACAGCTGTATGTGGACAGCTtccccctgcagcgccccctgctggagtaGAGTGGGAATGGGTCCCTATCCATCCCTCAGCCTCGCTCCTTCCCTTGCAGTGCCCTGTGCTGGGGTGGAGTGAGAGCAGGTCCCAGGCCCCTATTCCCCCTTCAGCCTCATTCTTTCCCCTGCAGCACCCCatgctggggtggagcagggacaggtCCCCGGGTCTCCCATACCTCACGGATGGCCCTGCGCACCCCCCGGGGAAGGTGCAGGGTCTCGGCATGGCACTGGCGGATGTGGCGCATGACAGTGCCCAGGCGAATGGGCAGCAACGAGTACTCGCAGACCATACACACCATGGTGCCGGCGCCAGCATCGTAGTCCATCAGGAAGTCAGCGCGCCAAGCCGGGTCAAAGGGCTTGGCCTGAGATGGGGGAGGTGCTGGTGGAGCCTTGCCCCGTGCTGGCCagctctgcagggtgcagtggaCAGCACTGGGGCTCAGGCGGAGACGCCGGGTGATGCCTTGGTGAGAGTAGCCCTTGCGGCGGAGGCGGTGGACTCCTGGGTCTAGAtcctggctgggcagtgcagagATGGGGCAGCTGCCAACTGCAGAGGACAAAAGGTTAATGCTGAGAACCAGCAGCCAGTGCCGAGAagcagctgcctctgggatggGGTGTACGGGAGCTGTTAATACAGGGGACCCTTGTCCAGTAGtaagatgcagctgcctctggggtggactCTAGTGGTCCACTAGGGACTCTCCTCACATAGCCACCGTCCCACACTCACCTTGGTTCCCTGCACCCTGTCTCACAGTCCCTGCTTTGCCTTGCTGCTTCTGTCTCTTCCCCAGTGCCTGGGCTTTGCCCCTGTCCCCAGGGCTCTTCTGTTCCCGGATGCCTGGATTCTTCCTTAGTTCTCTCCCTCCAGAGGctgcaagcagagagagggtcaGCGAGTGGGAGATCGCTGGGCCTCCTCGCCCTTCACCAGCTACTATGGGTGTCCTCTCCAGCTGCCCCACGGCATGTTGGTCAGGAAGGGAGTGCCTGCCCCTTTTTCCCCCAGGTCAGGATGGGGTCAGCAGTGGGTTGGAACTTAGTCGGCCCCCAGCCAAGGGGAACCATTCAGGGGCAGCATCTGAGGCTGGGAGCTAGCTGAGCTCATGGAGGGATGCATGGGTCCCTGGAGGGACAGGACAATGGGGGGAGGATGTGCTTTCAGCTCTGCTCTGGGGATATGAGGGTGGCTGCAGGGGATGCTCTCTTTCCCACAGCACCCTCACCTGGCTGGGGTCTGCAGTACAACCTGAGTGTGAATCCAGCTGGGAAGGAACCATCAGTGAAGAGGCAAATTTCAGGGGGTGCCGAACTGGGGGCAGCCTCCTCTGAGTGGGACATTGTCCCTGTGTGGAGAGAGACAACAGTAAAGGTGGGGTAGAGCCTGTGAAGGAACCCAGgctcctgactcccagctcccctgctctaacccactgGACTCCACTTTCCTTTCCAAGCCAGGAATAGACCCCGGGAGCCCTGACTCCCAGGTCCTCCTTTCCTAAACCCCACTCCCCGTCCCATAGCCCAGGCAGAACCAAGCATCCTGGatctcagccccagctgctctaatccacaggccccactgccctcctgggtGGAATTGAACCCAGGAACCCTGCTCCTCCCACCACTCACCTGGACTCTCGGTGCCCGTGTCCTGTCCCTCCCTCAGCTGCTTGCTCCTCCGCTCCCTGGCTGGCAGTGCCACACCCTCCACAGGTCCCACACTCTGTCGTCTCCTCTGGCCCCGCAGGCGCTGCCCAGGCTCCAGGGCCCTAGCATCTGCAATGAGACACCTGGGGTCATGAGGGGCAACCCCTCAAAAAGAGGAGATGGGCCCCCAAATGGCTGAGCATGGTCCCCACCCCCAGTGCTTGCCCAGGTCTACCActcacctggctggggggcagggcgccctCTGGGCTGCCCACGTTTCCGGGTCACTGTCTGCTCCTCTGAATCAATTAGAACCTCAATCTCCGCTGGTTCCCTGGCCCCATGGTGCTGACCTAGAGGGGGAGTGAGATTTTGGGATGGCTTCAtcacccacagccctgctggtgccctttGATCCCAACCCatggtcccccacccccaccccagctctagtGCTCCTtgctcctggcctgcagctgcctgctacTCCAGCCCTAGGCTCCTTCCTTTGCTAGCTCTGCTGGTGCCCTTCAGTGCCGACCCACAGCTCActtgctgccccagccctgggccccaccaatgcaggaggggctgggggacatACCTGGGGTGCAAGGTGGGGGTGCCCCCTCAGGCAGGTTGCCCCCCTGGCTCCAGGCCTCTAGAATGTTGCGCTTCTCCTCTGGGCTAAGGCCCAATGAGTGGGCATGATGCTGCAGAACATGCTCCCGGGCAGCGCTCGGCCCACAGGTGCCCAGGAAGGTGCCACAGACCATGCACacggccccgccgcgccccggACAGTCTCCCACTAGGTACTCCTGCTGCCAGGACCTactaggccctgcctctgctcgtGCTCCTCCTAGCAAGGAAGAAAGAATGTGTTCAGGGGAACGGGAACTCAGGAGTCCTTGGCACCCGGCCACCTCAGCTCTAAGCAGAAGACaccattcccctcccagagcggggGCTAGAAACCGCAGTCCTGGCTGGACAGTCCATACCTCTGTCTAGAGGCTCCTTGTCAGCCTCTTCCAGCTTGACCGCGGGAGCGAGGTCGCCCAGAGGGGCACAGAGTCGGGCAAAGGCTGCAATTggcactggctcctctgcctcgCACTTCAGCGAGACGGCGATGTACtccagctggggtgcttctgccTTCACGTCCATGGCTGGGCCGAGGCAGAGCTAAgtacagtggggggggagggggttagtcAGGGGAATTCAGACTCCTGGACCCTTTCACAAGAGCCAACCTGGCCGCATGCCGTTATCCCTCACACtgagaatccaggagtcctgccctgccctgctctcacCACAAGTCCCACTCCCCCGCCCAGACCTAGGGAGAGAATCCAGGAATGGGagccactccctccctccctgaggcACTGGCTGACCTTGGGCAGAGCTTCTCCACCCACATGTTGCCTTCTCCTTCACAATCCCACGCAGGCCTCAGCTCAAGGCCGCCCCACTCCCACCTTATCTCCAGGCACTCAGGCCTAGCAACAGCCCCTTTGTGCTCCTCTGGGGGATCCCAGGCCCAGTCGGGCCACTATAGCCAGGAACCCCGCAAAGGACCCAGTGTCTGGCCGCTCCCAGGGGCTTAGATCCCTTTTTACACTGGGAAATACATCCCTCGGCCCCTCCAATCACCGTGACCCCTTTCCACTCCACATTGGCTCAGTGATTCCTGGATGAGGAGGGTTGGAACAATttatatagtgggggtgctgagagccattgaactaaACTGTAAACCAGTTCTGGCACCTATGCCCTGAACATGTCCTTCCCAACCCTCTTTCCCCACTGACCCCCTGGAAACCTCCCCTTCTTCCTAGATCCCCATAATCCTAGGATTCCCCTCCAAAGCCCCCTCCTTAATCTTAGGAGTCAC of Pelodiscus sinensis isolate JC-2024 chromosome 11, ASM4963464v1, whole genome shotgun sequence contains these proteins:
- the SPINDOC gene encoding spindlin interactor and repressor of chromatin-binding protein isoform X5, whose product is MARGHKCPWRRQRQLCLGPAMDVKAEAPQLEYIAVSLKCEAEEPVPIAAFARLCAPLGDLAPAVKLEEADKEPLDRGQHHGAREPAEIEVLIDSEEQTVTRKRGQPRGRPAPQPDARALEPGQRLRGQRRRQSVGPVEGVALPARERRSKQLREGQDTGTESPGTMSHSEEAAPSSAPPEICLFTDGSFPAGFTLRLYCRPQPASGGRELRKNPGIREQKSPGDRGKAQALGKRQKQQGKAGTVRQGAGNQVGSCPISALPSQDLDPGVHRLRRKGYSHQGITRRLRLSPSAVHCTLQSWPARGKAPPAPPPSQAKPFDPAWRADFLMDYDAGAGTMVCMVCEYSLLPIRLGTVMRHIRQCHAETLHLPRGVRRAIREVWETRGPVPAPPQHGVLQGKE
- the SPINDOC gene encoding spindlin interactor and repressor of chromatin-binding protein isoform X6; translated protein: MARGHKCPWRRQRQLCLGPAMDVKAEAPQLEYIAVSLKCEAEEPVPIAAFARLCAPLGDLAPAVKLEEADKEPLDRGGARAEAGPSRSWQQEYLVGDCPGRGGAVCMVCGTFLGTCGPSAAREHVLQHHAHSLGLSPEEKRNILEAWSQGGNLPEGAPPPCTPGQHHGAREPAEIEVLIDSEEQTVTRKRGQPRGRPAPQPDARALEPGQRLRGQRRRQSVGPVEGVALPARERRSKQLREGQDTGTESPVGSCPISALPSQDLDPGVHRLRRKGYSHQGITRRLRLSPSAVHCTLQSWPARGKAPPAPPPSQAKPFDPAWRADFLMDYDAGAGTMVCMVCEYSLLPIRLGTVMRHIRQCHAETLHLPRGVRRAIREVWETRGPVPAPPQHGVLQGKE
- the SPINDOC gene encoding spindlin interactor and repressor of chromatin-binding protein isoform X3, translated to MARGHKCPWRRQRQLCLGPAMDVKAEAPQLEYIAVSLKCEAEEPVPIAAFARLCAPLGDLAPAVKLEEADKEPLDRGGARAEAGPSRSWQQEYLVGDCPGRGGAVCMVCGTFLGTCGPSAAREHVLQHHAHSLGLSPEEKRNILEAWSQGGNLPEGAPPPCTPGQHHGAREPAEIEVLIDSEEQTVTRKRGQPRGRPAPQPDARALEPGQRLRGQRRRQSVGPVEGVALPARERRSKQLREGQDTGTESPASGGRELRKNPGIREQKSPGDRGKAQALGKRQKQQGKAGTVRQGAGNQVGSCPISALPSQDLDPGVHRLRRKGYSHQGITRRLRLSPSAVHCTLQSWPARGKAPPAPPPSQAKPFDPAWRADFLMDYDAGAGTMVCMVCEYSLLPIRLGTVMRHIRQCHAETLHLPRGVRRAIREVWETRGPVPAPPQHGVLQGKE
- the SPINDOC gene encoding spindlin interactor and repressor of chromatin-binding protein isoform X4, which translates into the protein MARGHKCPWRRQRQLCLGPAMDVKAEAPQLEYIAVSLKCEAEEPVPIAAFARLCAPLGDLAPAVKLEEADKEPLDRGGARAEAGPSRSWQQEYLVGDCPGRGGAVCMVCGTFLGTCGPSAAREHVLQHHAHSLGLSPEEKRNILEAWSQGGNLPEGAPPPCTPGQHHGAREPAEIEVLIDSEEQTVTRKRGQPRGRPAPQPDARALEPGQRLRGQRRRQSVGPVEGVALPARERRSKQLREGQDTGTESPGTMSHSEEAAPSSAPPEICLFTDGSFPAGFTLRLYCRPQPVGSCPISALPSQDLDPGVHRLRRKGYSHQGITRRLRLSPSAVHCTLQSWPARGKAPPAPPPSQAKPFDPAWRADFLMDYDAGAGTMVCMVCEYSLLPIRLGTVMRHIRQCHAETLHLPRGVRRAIREVWETRGPVPAPPQHGVLQGKE